In a single window of the Nodularia spumigena CCY9414 genome:
- the murC gene encoding UDP-N-acetylmuramate--L-alanine ligase: protein MSNYVDFSGRPFHFIGIGGIGMSALAYVLAKRQMPVSGSDLRPSHITRNLESIGTHIFGRQEASNLEFFRSSESANRVLLNSEEIFPTASKSTLPQVVCSTAINANNLEYKAALELGCPILHRSDVLAALISDYHSIAVAGTHGKTTTSSMIGYMLLEAGLDPTIIVGGEVDAWEGNARLGQSQYLVAEADESDGSLVKHAPEIGIITNIELDHPDHYETLEEVVNIFQKFADSCKTLISCIDCYQVRDLLRNSGGDRFKPTITYSLNPETDADYTATNIDYRADGTTALVWEKGKALGVLKLRLLSRHNLSNALSAVAVGRALGLEFGTIAKGIATFEGARRRFEFRGEVGGITFIDDYAHHPSEIRVTLAAARLQARPEQRVVAIFQPHRYSRTFTFLAEFAESFTHADLVVLTDIYSAGEPNLGQISGEQLAAEIAKLHPQVLYQPNLPLMSEFLLQTLRPGDLALFLGAGNLNQVIPEVITTLCEPATATS from the coding sequence ATGAGTAATTATGTAGATTTTAGTGGCAGACCATTCCATTTCATTGGAATTGGTGGCATAGGTATGTCTGCCCTAGCATACGTTCTAGCAAAGCGTCAAATGCCAGTATCAGGTTCTGATCTTCGTCCTAGTCATATTACGCGCAATTTGGAATCTATCGGAACACATATTTTTGGTAGACAAGAGGCCAGTAATCTCGAATTCTTTCGCTCTAGTGAATCAGCTAATAGAGTATTATTAAACTCAGAAGAAATATTCCCTACTGCTAGCAAGTCAACACTGCCTCAAGTTGTTTGTTCAACAGCAATTAATGCCAACAATTTGGAATACAAAGCAGCACTGGAATTAGGATGTCCAATTTTACATCGTTCAGATGTACTAGCTGCCTTGATTTCAGATTACCATAGCATCGCAGTTGCCGGCACCCACGGTAAAACTACCACAAGTAGCATGATTGGCTATATGCTGTTAGAAGCTGGTTTAGACCCCACAATTATTGTCGGTGGTGAAGTTGATGCTTGGGAAGGAAATGCGCGATTAGGGCAAAGCCAATATCTGGTAGCTGAGGCCGATGAATCTGATGGTTCTCTGGTGAAACACGCCCCAGAAATTGGCATTATTACTAATATTGAACTTGATCATCCTGACCACTACGAAACATTAGAAGAAGTAGTTAATATTTTCCAAAAATTTGCCGATAGTTGTAAGACACTCATTAGTTGTATTGATTGTTACCAAGTGCGCGATTTGCTACGCAACTCCGGAGGCGATCGCTTCAAACCAACAATTACTTACAGCCTCAACCCAGAAACAGATGCCGATTATACCGCCACTAATATTGACTATCGCGCTGATGGTACTACAGCCCTAGTTTGGGAAAAAGGCAAAGCCTTGGGAGTATTGAAATTGCGGTTACTCAGTCGGCATAATCTCAGCAATGCTCTGTCGGCTGTAGCTGTTGGTCGCGCCTTGGGTTTAGAATTTGGCACAATTGCCAAAGGCATTGCTACTTTTGAAGGTGCAAGACGACGCTTTGAGTTTCGGGGAGAAGTTGGCGGTATTACCTTCATTGATGACTATGCCCACCACCCCAGTGAAATCCGCGTTACTCTTGCTGCTGCACGCCTCCAAGCTAGGCCAGAACAAAGAGTGGTGGCTATTTTCCAGCCCCATCGCTATAGTCGCACATTCACCTTTTTGGCAGAATTTGCCGAGTCATTTACTCATGCTGATTTAGTTGTGCTGACAGATATTTACAGTGCCGGCGAACCCAATTTAGGGCAAATTAGCGGTGAACAACTGGCAGCAGAAATAGCCAAACTACACCCACAAGTGCTTTATCAACCAAATCTGCCCTTAATGAGTGAGTTCTTGCTGCAAACGCTGCGCCCCGGAGATCTAGCACTATTTCTAGGTGCGGGGAATTTAAATCAGGTGATTCCTGAAGTTATTACTACACTTTGTGAACCTGCTACAGCCACATCCTAG
- the murB gene encoding UDP-N-acetylmuramate dehydrogenase has protein sequence MKISQADGNVCTIFASTTQKQETEDSRDSKIIYLKGTDCAIKSQASLSAFTSYRVGGAAQWYFAPRNLEALQASVEYAQEHGLPVTTLGAGSNLLVSDRGLPGLVISTRHLRHSYFDPHTGQLTVAAGESIPNLAWQAAKLGWQGLEWAVGIPGTVGGAVVMNAGAHNSCIADMLVSAEVLSPDGTLETLTPAQIGYSYRSSSLQNSESPTDRRCQRIVTQATFQLQPGTEPALVLAVTKQHKQHRLTTQPYNFPSCGSVFRNPTPYAAGWLIEQTGLKGYQIGGAQVALLHANFIVNRGGAKASDIFALIRHIQQQVKEHWSICLQPEVKMIGEFQAAG, from the coding sequence ATGAAAATCTCCCAGGCAGATGGAAATGTCTGCACAATTTTTGCTTCAACTACACAGAAGCAGGAAACAGAAGATTCAAGGGATAGTAAAATAATTTACTTAAAAGGGACAGATTGTGCTATTAAGTCACAAGCTTCCTTATCTGCATTTACTTCTTATCGAGTTGGGGGAGCAGCCCAATGGTACTTTGCTCCTCGGAATTTAGAAGCACTACAAGCCAGCGTTGAATATGCACAAGAACATGGATTACCTGTAACAACATTAGGTGCTGGTTCTAACCTGTTAGTAAGCGATCGCGGATTACCGGGCTTAGTCATTTCTACTCGTCACCTGCGCCATAGTTACTTTGATCCCCACACAGGTCAATTAACCGTAGCGGCGGGAGAATCAATTCCCAATCTGGCATGGCAAGCCGCAAAATTAGGTTGGCAAGGGTTAGAGTGGGCTGTTGGTATCCCAGGAACTGTTGGGGGTGCTGTAGTCATGAATGCTGGCGCGCATAATAGCTGTATCGCAGATATGTTAGTTAGCGCCGAGGTACTTTCACCGGATGGTACATTGGAAACTTTGACCCCCGCCCAGATAGGTTACAGCTATCGGAGTTCATCACTGCAAAATAGCGAATCTCCTACAGACAGACGTTGCCAACGCATTGTTACCCAAGCCACCTTTCAACTCCAACCAGGTACTGAGCCAGCATTAGTTTTGGCAGTAACCAAGCAACACAAACAACATCGACTAACTACCCAGCCCTACAATTTCCCTAGCTGTGGCAGCGTGTTCCGCAATCCTACACCTTATGCGGCGGGGTGGCTAATTGAACAAACAGGTTTAAAAGGCTACCAAATTGGCGGAGCGCAAGTAGCATTATTACACGCTAATTTTATCGTCAATCGTGGCGGAGCCAAAGCCAGCGATATTTTCGCTCTCATTCGTCATATCCAGCAGCAAGTAAAAGAACATTGGTCTATTTGCTTACAGCCAGAAGTCAAAATGATCGGTGAGTTTCAGGCGGCTGGTTAA
- a CDS encoding YbaB/EbfC family nucleoid-associated protein — translation MTGKGQGFGFGLGKMRELADAFKKAQQVQEGAKQLQEELEQMEIQGESGGGLVKVIVSGNQEPKRVEISPEALEQGAELLSDLVTVAMKDAYNKSTTTMRERMEDLTSGLELPGF, via the coding sequence ATGACAGGAAAAGGCCAGGGATTCGGTTTTGGTTTGGGCAAAATGAGAGAACTCGCGGACGCTTTCAAAAAGGCGCAGCAAGTTCAAGAAGGTGCTAAACAGCTTCAAGAAGAATTGGAGCAAATGGAGATCCAAGGAGAGTCCGGCGGTGGACTGGTGAAGGTAATTGTCAGTGGGAACCAAGAACCCAAGCGGGTGGAAATTTCCCCAGAAGCGCTAGAACAAGGCGCAGAATTACTTTCTGACCTCGTGACAGTGGCAATGAAAGATGCCTACAACAAGTCCACTACAACAATGCGGGAACGGATGGAAGACTTGACCAGTGGTCTGGAACTACCTGGATTTTAG
- a CDS encoding low molecular weight protein-tyrosine-phosphatase, which translates to MPYKLLFVCLGNICRSPSAENIMNHLVDQAGLSDGILCESAGTSSYHIGSPPDRRMSNAATAKLGIKLLGQARQLQKLDFQDFDMILAMDQENYDNILALDPTGQYHHKVYLMCSFCSRHTLKEVPDPYYGGVEGFNQVIDLLVDACEGLLQHVTSQQLRA; encoded by the coding sequence ATGCCTTACAAGTTGCTGTTTGTCTGTCTGGGGAACATTTGCCGATCGCCATCGGCAGAAAATATTATGAATCATCTCGTAGACCAGGCTGGCTTGAGCGATGGCATTCTCTGTGAATCTGCTGGTACATCTAGTTATCACATAGGTAGCCCACCCGACCGACGCATGAGTAATGCTGCTACTGCAAAGTTGGGAATTAAACTGCTTGGTCAAGCTCGGCAATTGCAAAAATTAGACTTTCAGGACTTTGATATGATCTTGGCAATGGATCAAGAGAATTATGATAATATACTCGCTCTTGATCCCACTGGGCAGTATCATCATAAAGTTTACCTGATGTGTAGTTTTTGTTCTCGGCACACCCTGAAGGAAGTTCCTGACCCCTACTACGGTGGAGTAGAAGGTTTTAATCAGGTAATAGATTTACTTGTAGACGCTTGTGAAGGTCTACTCCAACACGTTACTAGCCAGCAACTCAGAGCCTAA
- a CDS encoding response regulator transcription factor, with product MPLTILVVDDDLGTRLSISDYLELSGYSVVTANDGQEALAMVDNYHPDLIVTDIIMPRMNGYELVRRVRQQPAFRLLPVILLTARTKTQERILGYQSGCDLYLPKPFELEELAAAIRNLLERSQIIQSEYRLSHKENLGSFVPSKEVEIPNSLSTHIQQSHLLASLTPREQEVLELLTHGFSNADMGHQLHLSPRTVEKYVSSLLRKTATSNRAELVRFAMKHGLVE from the coding sequence ATGCCCTTGACTATTCTTGTTGTGGATGACGACCTGGGCACTCGTCTGTCTATTAGTGATTATCTTGAACTGTCTGGCTACTCCGTGGTCACGGCGAATGATGGTCAAGAGGCTTTGGCGATGGTAGATAATTACCATCCTGATTTAATCGTTACTGATATTATTATGCCACGAATGAACGGCTATGAACTGGTACGTCGGGTACGGCAACAACCAGCATTCCGGTTATTACCTGTAATTTTATTAACAGCACGCACAAAGACCCAGGAAAGAATTCTGGGCTACCAGTCGGGATGTGATTTGTACTTACCTAAGCCTTTTGAACTAGAGGAATTAGCAGCAGCAATTCGTAATCTTCTAGAGCGATCGCAAATTATTCAATCTGAATACCGCTTGTCTCATAAAGAGAATTTGGGCAGTTTCGTACCCTCAAAAGAGGTGGAAATCCCAAATTCTCTATCCACTCATATTCAGCAATCCCATCTGTTAGCATCCTTGACACCCAGAGAACAAGAAGTTTTAGAACTGTTGACTCATGGTTTTTCTAATGCTGATATGGGACATCAACTGCACTTGAGTCCGAGAACAGTAGAAAAGTATGTAAGCAGTTTATTAAGAAAAACTGCCACGAGCAACCGAGCAGAACTAGTGCGTTTTGCCATGAAGCATGGCTTAGTGGAATAG
- the smpB gene encoding SsrA-binding protein SmpB: MSEKSQSYKVISDNRQARYLYEILETFEAGVELTGTEVKSIRAGRVNLQDGYALIRNGEAWLINVHISPYNASGQYFNHEPRRTRKLLLHRQEIRKLIGKVEQEGLTLVPLKMYLKRGWVKVSIALGKGKKLHDKRESLKRRQDQRDMQRAMKNY, translated from the coding sequence ATGAGCGAAAAGAGCCAAAGTTACAAAGTTATTAGTGACAACCGTCAAGCCCGTTATTTGTATGAAATCCTGGAAACCTTTGAAGCTGGAGTTGAGTTGACAGGAACAGAAGTCAAATCGATTCGCGCCGGTAGAGTTAATCTCCAAGATGGTTATGCTTTGATTCGCAATGGCGAAGCATGGCTGATCAACGTCCATATCTCTCCTTACAACGCTAGTGGTCAATATTTTAATCATGAACCGCGTCGCACGCGCAAACTGTTGTTACATCGCCAAGAAATTCGGAAGTTAATTGGTAAGGTAGAACAGGAGGGTTTAACACTCGTACCTTTAAAAATGTACCTCAAACGAGGGTGGGTAAAAGTGAGTATAGCCCTTGGTAAAGGTAAAAAACTCCATGACAAACGGGAATCTCTGAAACGTCGGCAAGATCAACGTGATATGCAAAGGGCGATGAAAAATTATTAA
- a CDS encoding WGxxGxxG family protein has product MTRNFTKAVGAGFLTLSMAMLPLTLPVNAQVTDPRVETTPRTTVYERRDFDWGWLGLIGLFGLAGLAGRKRGEEPTAYREPTTPGSTTYRD; this is encoded by the coding sequence ATGACACGTAATTTTACCAAAGCAGTTGGTGCTGGCTTTCTCACCTTGAGTATGGCAATGTTGCCCTTAACTCTACCTGTAAATGCCCAAGTTACTGACCCCAGAGTCGAAACTACACCAAGAACTACAGTTTACGAACGCCGAGATTTTGATTGGGGTTGGTTAGGATTAATTGGTCTATTTGGTTTAGCTGGTTTAGCTGGTAGAAAACGTGGCGAGGAACCTACTGCTTATCGCGAGCCAACTACTCCTGGAAGTACAACCTACAGAGACTAA
- a CDS encoding IctB family putative bicarbonate transporter, producing the protein MNLVWQRFTLSYLPLKKYLATSYLHRFLVGILHSWRQSSILMQWGDVIAVALLSLVYALAPFVSSSLVGVLLVACVGFWLLLTLSDESASTTTPLFTPIHLLVLLYWAIAVVSTALSPVKQAAFKDLVVLTLYLLLFALCARVLRSPRLRSWIITLYLHVSLIVSIYGLRQWFFGARALATWVDPQSPLANTTRVYSYLGNPNLLAGYLVPAVVFSLVAIFAWASWIKKALALTMFVANGACLVLTFSRGGWIALVVGLLTAIALLVYWWTVQMPPFWRTWSLPMILGGMISLLFLAIIFVEPVRIRVLSIFADRQDSSNNFRRNVWDAVFEMIRDFPIIGIGPGHNSFNKIYPLYQRPRYTALSAYSVFLEVAVETGLVGLACFLWLIIVTFNSAFLQVRRLRQSRSVEGFWLIGAFATVAGMLAHGTVDTIWFRPEVNSLWWLMVALIASYWTPIAQDHTQNLNSSHGEPTAN; encoded by the coding sequence ATGAATTTAGTCTGGCAACGATTTACTTTATCTTATTTACCTCTCAAAAAATATTTGGCTACGAGCTACTTACACCGTTTTTTGGTGGGGATATTGCACTCTTGGCGGCAAAGTAGCATCTTGATGCAGTGGGGAGATGTCATAGCTGTTGCTTTACTCAGCCTGGTGTATGCTCTTGCTCCTTTTGTATCGAGTAGCCTAGTAGGAGTATTGTTAGTAGCTTGTGTAGGTTTTTGGCTACTGTTGACTTTATCCGACGAATCTGCATCAACAACTACGCCGTTATTTACCCCCATTCATCTGCTGGTGTTACTTTACTGGGCAATTGCGGTAGTCTCTACAGCATTGTCACCAGTCAAACAGGCGGCGTTTAAAGATTTGGTAGTATTGACACTTTATCTATTGCTGTTTGCTCTTTGTGCGAGGGTATTGCGATCGCCTCGCTTACGTTCTTGGATCATTACCCTGTATTTGCACGTATCTTTAATCGTTAGTATATACGGTTTGCGGCAATGGTTTTTTGGTGCTAGAGCATTGGCAACTTGGGTAGACCCACAATCTCCTCTGGCTAATACCACAAGGGTTTATAGTTATTTGGGTAATCCGAATTTATTGGCTGGATATCTTGTACCAGCAGTAGTTTTCAGCTTAGTGGCCATTTTTGCGTGGGCTAGCTGGATCAAGAAGGCTTTAGCGTTAACGATGTTTGTTGCTAATGGTGCTTGTTTGGTGCTGACTTTTAGTCGTGGTGGCTGGATTGCTCTAGTAGTGGGTTTATTGACTGCGATCGCCTTGCTAGTGTATTGGTGGACTGTGCAAATGCCGCCTTTTTGGCGTACTTGGTCACTGCCAATGATTTTGGGAGGTATGATTAGCTTACTGTTCCTAGCAATCATATTTGTCGAGCCAGTCCGCATCAGAGTTTTGAGTATTTTCGCAGACCGCCAAGATAGCAGTAATAATTTTCGCAGAAATGTTTGGGATGCTGTCTTCGAGATGATTCGCGATTTCCCAATTATTGGAATTGGCCCTGGTCACAATTCTTTTAATAAAATCTACCCCCTCTACCAACGTCCTCGTTATACGGCTTTAAGTGCTTATTCGGTTTTTTTAGAGGTGGCTGTAGAAACTGGTTTGGTGGGTTTAGCCTGTTTTCTCTGGCTGATAATTGTCACATTCAATAGCGCATTTCTACAAGTGCGACGATTGCGACAATCTAGAAGTGTAGAGGGATTTTGGTTAATTGGAGCATTCGCCACTGTAGCGGGGATGCTGGCTCACGGGACTGTAGATACTATTTGGTTTCGTCCTGAAGTCAATAGTCTGTGGTGGTTAATGGTGGCTTTAATTGCTAGCTACTGGACACCCATAGCTCAAGACCACACTCAAAATCTCAATTCATCTCACGGAGAACCTACAGCAAATTAA
- a CDS encoding DegT/DnrJ/EryC1/StrS family aminotransferase, with protein MNCKIPFVDLNLQHQPIQHQLQQAIQAVLAQGDFILGQALSDFEAAFAAASGTEYGIGVASGTDAIALGLQACNIGAGDQVILPANTFVATLIGVLRAGATPVLVDCDPQTALIDLSAAAKAITPQTKAIIPVHLYGQMVSPQQLLDLADTYKLLIFEDAAQAHLAEREGYRAGSVGIAAAFSFYPSKNLGAFGDGGMLLTRDSDVAQKMKRLRNYGASQKYFHVESGTNSRLDTLQAAVLLEKLPHLPQWNGDRLTTARQYDLELAPLASAGIIPMQNQSSTGHVYHLYVIKVDHTCVLERQQIQDQLTAVGIQTGIHYPIPCHLQPAFSDLGYQPGDFPQAEKLAHQILSLPMYPGLNSNQIKEVVAAITSILGDQTQKLLCI; from the coding sequence ATGAATTGTAAAATTCCTTTTGTAGACTTGAATTTACAACACCAGCCGATTCAACATCAATTGCAACAGGCAATACAGGCTGTATTGGCACAGGGAGATTTTATTTTAGGGCAAGCCCTGTCAGATTTTGAAGCAGCTTTTGCAGCCGCATCTGGCACAGAATATGGTATAGGTGTTGCATCAGGAACAGATGCGATCGCCCTCGGTTTACAAGCGTGTAATATTGGTGCTGGTGATCAAGTGATCTTACCAGCTAACACCTTTGTGGCCACATTGATTGGAGTTTTACGTGCGGGGGCAACGCCTGTTCTGGTAGACTGTGATCCGCAAACAGCTTTAATCGACTTGTCAGCCGCCGCCAAAGCAATTACACCACAGACAAAGGCGATTATCCCCGTCCATCTCTATGGACAGATGGTATCACCGCAACAGCTATTAGACTTGGCCGATACTTATAAACTGCTAATTTTTGAAGATGCAGCCCAAGCACATTTAGCCGAAAGAGAAGGATATCGCGCTGGTTCGGTGGGCATAGCTGCGGCCTTTAGTTTCTATCCGAGCAAAAATTTAGGAGCATTTGGGGATGGAGGGATGCTGCTAACGCGAGATTCAGATGTCGCTCAGAAGATGAAGCGCTTGCGAAATTATGGGGCATCTCAAAAGTATTTTCATGTAGAATCAGGGACTAACAGTCGTTTGGATACATTGCAAGCAGCAGTGTTATTAGAAAAACTACCACATTTGCCGCAATGGAATGGCGATCGCTTGACTACTGCACGGCAGTATGATCTTGAATTAGCCCCCCTAGCATCTGCTGGCATTATTCCGATGCAAAACCAAAGCAGCACCGGACACGTTTATCATCTTTATGTAATCAAAGTTGATCATACTTGTGTCCTAGAACGGCAGCAAATCCAAGACCAACTCACCGCAGTGGGAATTCAAACAGGCATTCACTACCCCATTCCTTGCCATCTGCAACCAGCCTTCAGCGACTTAGGCTATCAACCAGGAGACTTTCCCCAAGCAGAAAAACTCGCTCATCAAATACTGTCCTTACCCATGTACCCAGGTTTGAACAGTAACCAAATCAAAGAAGTTGTAGCAGCTATTACATCTATTCTCGGTGATCAAACACAGAAGCTATTATGTATTTAA
- the crtB gene encoding cyanoexosortase B, which produces MALQQQLKQRNTGQLLNIAIFGLLLLLYAPILLHWLDGWLNKSISIEHEYFSHGIIGLPFAAYLMWLNRKKWYRLPDKAHPLGAILLSIGGVFYLSGIPEWVNISLPTILAGLCFWFKGIPGFRLQAFALLLIFLATPTALPYLLVPYTLPLQSFIAGTAGFILNQMGMQVIVDEINIYVNGRIVEVAPYCAGLKMLFTTLYVSLMLLYWTDALSSRRTTTWFLSLALVISVIANIIRNTALSFFHGTGREAAFKWLHDSWGGDLYSAGMLLLLVPLLNWMNNYFSTASEIEPEAENAG; this is translated from the coding sequence ATGGCACTTCAGCAACAGCTAAAACAAAGAAACACAGGACAATTGCTCAACATAGCAATTTTCGGACTTTTGCTGCTACTATATGCGCCTATCTTGCTGCACTGGCTGGATGGTTGGCTCAACAAAAGCATTAGTATCGAACACGAATACTTTAGCCACGGTATTATTGGTCTGCCATTTGCTGCTTACCTGATGTGGTTAAACCGGAAAAAGTGGTATCGTCTGCCAGATAAAGCCCATCCTTTAGGTGCTATTTTGCTCTCAATAGGGGGAGTATTTTATCTGAGCGGTATTCCAGAGTGGGTTAATATCTCCCTACCTACAATATTGGCAGGATTGTGCTTCTGGTTCAAAGGCATACCAGGCTTTCGACTCCAAGCATTTGCTTTGCTGCTGATATTTTTAGCCACCCCAACCGCCTTACCCTACCTCCTCGTTCCCTATACCTTACCTCTCCAAAGCTTCATTGCCGGTACAGCAGGCTTTATCCTGAATCAAATGGGAATGCAAGTAATAGTTGATGAAATCAACATATACGTAAATGGAAGAATCGTCGAAGTTGCCCCTTATTGTGCCGGGCTAAAAATGTTATTTACTACTTTATACGTCAGCTTAATGCTGCTGTATTGGACTGATGCACTATCTTCACGCCGCACAACTACTTGGTTTTTATCTTTGGCCTTAGTCATTAGCGTTATTGCCAACATCATTCGTAACACTGCACTCAGTTTCTTTCACGGCACCGGTCGCGAGGCAGCTTTTAAATGGTTACATGACAGTTGGGGTGGAGACCTTTACTCTGCTGGTATGCTCCTATTATTAGTCCCTTTGCTGAATTGGATGAATAATTATTTCTCCACCGCTTCAGAAATTGAGCCAGAAGCAGAAAATGCGGGATAA
- a CDS encoding cyanoexosortase B system-associated protein: protein MNPLSKFFKEKQATHVAVLLLLLLLLVIGGSPGYLKGRWQWKQPPPVPNLTALREIRKTGITLPGWQTVQQAEQFVGTNKWSLQILKQQDTQNQAILLLHPQNGPMDQPEVEWTDINSWGKIRWTTWDIAQQRSAEFTVKGLPKSAANTETKVEARFFRVSTPRETFAVLQWYATPNGGHPSPFRWFVADQVAQWQKSRVPWVSVSILIPMEPLGQVETTWALAQSIGETVQATLMTSPF from the coding sequence ATGAATCCCTTATCTAAGTTTTTCAAAGAAAAGCAGGCAACTCATGTAGCAGTACTTTTGTTATTACTACTGCTATTGGTAATTGGAGGATCTCCCGGATATCTCAAAGGACGCTGGCAATGGAAACAACCACCACCTGTTCCCAACCTGACAGCATTGAGGGAGATACGTAAAACCGGGATAACCCTTCCTGGTTGGCAAACTGTTCAACAAGCCGAACAATTCGTGGGTACAAATAAATGGTCATTGCAGATTCTTAAACAACAAGACACTCAAAACCAGGCAATATTACTGTTGCATCCACAAAACGGTCCAATGGATCAACCAGAGGTAGAATGGACTGATATTAATAGCTGGGGAAAAATTCGTTGGACAACATGGGATATAGCTCAACAGCGCTCTGCCGAATTTACAGTCAAGGGACTCCCAAAATCGGCAGCAAATACTGAAACGAAGGTAGAAGCAAGGTTCTTTCGCGTTTCCACCCCACGGGAAACTTTTGCGGTCTTGCAATGGTATGCCACGCCAAATGGTGGACATCCATCACCTTTTCGCTGGTTTGTGGCAGATCAAGTGGCACAATGGCAGAAAAGTCGCGTTCCTTGGGTTAGCGTAAGCATACTCATTCCTATGGAACCCTTAGGCCAGGTGGAAACTACTTGGGCTTTAGCTCAGTCTATTGGTGAAACAGTACAAGCTACATTGATGACAAGTCCTTTTTAG
- a CDS encoding polysaccharide biosynthesis/export family protein has translation MRVSFSTLYFLSFQVSILLTTAVQPGVAQTLSNPDKSTGQLPTLPSGGVDVQQLLQPPSSEGNTRRTPASGGVEVPQLLQPPSSEGDTRRTPAFGGVEVPQLLQPPSPPSGAEGLNDEMSSPLNAYLLGPGDLISVVFQRPPGPYRLGTGDTISVAVQRFPNLSFQSSINPEGNIIVPLIGTVSLQGLTLEEAQEKIRVSLDRFVINPVIVLSLTGQRPDSSFQAQVDPEGNIVVPQVGTVSVEGLSLKEAQEKIRLSLRDILVEPNLVVSLARPRPVQVTISGEVFRPGIYPVNSSTPRVADALFIAGGSTMSADLRQVKVRRRLMDGSVISQTVDLYAVLQNDGSLPSLRLQDGDAIIIPRQEVGTDDGYDRNLVARSTLAVPQIRVRVLNYTASGIVTQALPNGSNFVDILAGINLDRANIRDIALIRFDAEQGKAVTQKLDARKALAGDASQNVPLQDNDVIVVGRNLIGRITNLFSTITRPFFDARSFIRFFDLFDGSRR, from the coding sequence ATGCGTGTATCTTTCAGCACCCTATATTTTCTAAGTTTTCAAGTAAGTATTTTATTGACAACTGCTGTTCAACCTGGTGTTGCCCAAACGTTATCAAATCCGGATAAATCCACAGGGCAATTACCCACCCTCCCATCTGGTGGTGTTGATGTCCAACAATTGTTACAACCTCCTTCTTCCGAAGGCAACACTAGGCGAACACCGGCATCTGGTGGTGTTGAGGTCCCACAACTGTTACAACCTCCTTCTTCCGAGGGCGACACTAGGCGAACACCTGCATTTGGTGGTGTTGAGGTCCCACAACTGTTACAACCTCCTTCACCTCCATCTGGTGCTGAGGGTTTGAATGACGAAATGTCTTCCCCACTCAACGCCTATCTTTTGGGTCCTGGAGATTTAATTAGTGTTGTGTTTCAGCGCCCGCCTGGCCCCTATCGCTTAGGGACGGGAGATACGATTAGCGTTGCAGTTCAGCGTTTCCCTAATTTGAGTTTTCAATCCTCAATCAATCCAGAAGGCAACATTATCGTGCCACTAATCGGCACGGTGTCGCTACAAGGTTTAACCTTAGAAGAAGCACAAGAAAAAATTCGGGTGTCGCTGGATCGTTTTGTGATTAATCCTGTAATAGTTTTATCTTTAACAGGGCAGCGTCCAGATTCAAGTTTTCAAGCCCAAGTAGATCCAGAAGGCAATATAGTGGTTCCGCAAGTAGGAACAGTTTCTGTAGAAGGGTTGAGTTTGAAAGAGGCACAAGAAAAAATTCGCTTGAGTTTAAGAGACATTTTGGTGGAACCGAATTTGGTGGTGTCATTGGCAAGACCACGACCAGTTCAGGTAACCATTAGTGGTGAAGTGTTTCGACCAGGGATTTATCCTGTTAATTCTTCAACACCCCGTGTTGCTGATGCTCTGTTCATCGCCGGTGGTTCTACAATGAGCGCCGACCTACGGCAAGTGAAAGTCCGTCGGAGATTGATGGATGGTTCTGTGATTTCACAAACTGTTGACTTGTATGCAGTATTGCAAAATGACGGGTCACTGCCGAGTTTACGTTTACAAGATGGCGATGCGATCATTATCCCACGTCAAGAGGTCGGTACTGATGATGGTTACGATCGCAATTTAGTAGCTCGTTCAACCCTGGCTGTACCACAAATTCGCGTCCGGGTTTTAAACTACACGGCATCAGGAATTGTCACTCAAGCGCTGCCTAATGGTAGTAATTTTGTTGATATTTTGGCAGGAATCAATCTAGATCGTGCTAACATCCGCGACATTGCCTTGATTCGTTTCGATGCCGAACAAGGTAAAGCTGTGACTCAGAAACTAGATGCGAGAAAAGCCCTGGCTGGTGATGCTTCACAAAATGTGCCACTTCAAGATAATGATGTGATTGTTGTGGGGCGGAATTTGATTGGTCGAATTACTAATCTGTTTAGTACTATTACCCGACCTTTCTTCGACGCTCGCAGCTTTATTCGCTTCTTTGACTTATTCGATGGATCAAGAAGGTAG